A genomic segment from uncultured Desulfuromonas sp. encodes:
- the fliF gene encoding flagellar basal-body MS-ring/collar protein FliF, with product MADETKGNMFSAIKGWPLSRKISLVAVMLFSMTLFALIIMQARHTDYQLLFANLSENDASSIVTWLKEQKVPYELRSGGQSVYVPAERVYETRLDLAGAGLPQGGGVGFEIFDKQSLGITDFVQKVNYLRAMQGELSRTVASLSPVSAARVHLALPQKRLFKSEQQRVTASIIVKLAPGRSLKESQVQGIVNLVAGSVEGLEPEYVTVVDAGGKVLSKKPDEGLSGPMTPGMLEYQRAVERQMETRAQAMLDRALGMANSLVKVTAVLDFAQVEKLEELYDPKSAVPRSEQLQEQKEGAGSAGGGVPGVQANLGGGVNTAGGGGSNSSSTAETTNYEISKVVNRTVAPVGTIKHLSVSVLVADKMAQPEGEGADPVMTPRSEQELRTIEKMVQSALGIDKTRGDQLNVVSMPFADEFYEKPQILEPSVSDQLYVYMPLLKYVLAGLGALVMYLMLVRPALKTLKSEATVQHFKTVKELEEEMAAGRSATVQLDPTEQMRQNILKAEHSPAQVIRTWMSDQE from the coding sequence ATGGCTGATGAGACCAAAGGAAATATGTTTTCGGCAATTAAAGGCTGGCCGCTGTCGCGGAAAATCAGTCTTGTTGCCGTTATGCTGTTTTCGATGACACTGTTTGCGTTGATCATCATGCAGGCGCGGCATACGGATTATCAGTTGCTGTTTGCCAATCTGTCGGAAAATGATGCGTCATCCATTGTTACCTGGTTGAAAGAACAAAAAGTTCCTTACGAACTGCGTAGCGGCGGACAATCTGTCTATGTTCCAGCCGAACGCGTCTATGAAACCCGCCTGGATTTGGCTGGCGCAGGCTTGCCTCAAGGTGGTGGCGTCGGCTTTGAAATCTTTGACAAACAAAGTCTTGGTATTACGGATTTTGTTCAGAAGGTTAACTATCTGCGGGCCATGCAGGGGGAGCTGTCGCGTACGGTCGCCTCATTGTCGCCGGTCTCCGCAGCCCGTGTCCATCTGGCCTTGCCGCAAAAACGACTGTTTAAAAGTGAGCAGCAACGTGTGACGGCGTCCATTATCGTTAAGTTGGCTCCGGGAAGATCGCTAAAAGAATCGCAAGTCCAAGGAATCGTGAATCTTGTTGCCGGCAGCGTTGAAGGGCTTGAACCGGAGTATGTAACCGTTGTTGATGCCGGCGGGAAAGTGTTATCGAAAAAGCCGGATGAAGGGCTGAGTGGCCCGATGACACCGGGCATGCTTGAATACCAACGCGCTGTCGAGCGGCAGATGGAAACCCGAGCACAGGCGATGTTGGATCGCGCTCTTGGCATGGCGAATTCATTGGTCAAGGTAACAGCGGTGCTGGACTTTGCCCAGGTGGAAAAACTCGAAGAGTTGTACGATCCCAAAAGTGCTGTTCCTCGCAGTGAACAGCTTCAAGAACAAAAAGAGGGTGCTGGAAGTGCTGGTGGTGGCGTGCCGGGAGTGCAGGCGAATCTTGGTGGCGGGGTGAACACCGCAGGTGGCGGTGGTTCGAACAGTTCAAGTACCGCAGAAACAACGAACTACGAAATCAGCAAGGTGGTCAATCGTACTGTGGCACCGGTTGGAACGATTAAGCATTTGTCCGTCTCTGTGCTGGTTGCCGATAAGATGGCTCAGCCGGAAGGCGAAGGCGCTGATCCGGTGATGACGCCACGTTCGGAGCAGGAACTGCGCACGATCGAAAAAATGGTGCAAAGTGCTCTGGGAATTGATAAAACCCGCGGTGATCAACTGAATGTTGTGTCGATGCCGTTTGCCGATGAGTTTTATGAAAAACCGCAGATTCTTGAGCCGAGTGTCTCGGATCAGCTATACGTTTATATGCCTTTACTCAAATATGTCCTTGCCGGCCTTGGGGCGTTGGTCATGTATCTGATGCTGGTTCGTCCGGCGTTGAAAACGCTCAAATCTGAGGCCACCGTGCAGCATTTTAAAACCGTTAAAGAGCTTGAAGAGGAGATGGCTGCCGGACGTAGCGCGACCGTGCAGCTGGATCCGACTGAACAGATGCGCCAGAATATTCTCAAAGCCGAACATTCCCCTGCCCAGGTCATTCGCACCTGGATGAGTGATCAAGAGTAA
- the fliG gene encoding flagellar motor switch protein FliG, which translates to MNMEELQFNRMSGIEKAAVLLMCLGESATAKVFSELEENEIRMLTRVMINIDHIPADLANDVMAEFHQAQKKNPGMYIKSEEFIRNAIAGTGDQNGDELLSEILSGVESRPLETIATMQPRMVASLLENEHPQTLALILSTQRSDHTSKVLKFLPDELAGDVMYRIAKIDKVMPEVIAQIEEALRREIGGVSKKEQQEVGGVDKVVDILGRMEKGSDRKIVDSIEVADPELAESIRKKMFTFSDLVSIDNRAMQMILREINNDTLTLALKTATDDLKNKIFSNISNRAAEMIQEDLEAMGPVRLSDVEAMQQTIVKLALKLEEEGQIVIPGRGAGDVLV; encoded by the coding sequence ATGAATATGGAAGAGTTGCAGTTTAATCGCATGTCCGGCATCGAAAAGGCGGCCGTGCTGCTCATGTGTCTTGGTGAATCAGCGACAGCGAAAGTGTTTTCCGAACTTGAGGAAAATGAAATCCGCATGTTGACACGGGTCATGATCAACATTGACCATATCCCTGCTGATCTGGCCAACGATGTGATGGCTGAATTTCATCAGGCGCAGAAAAAAAATCCCGGCATGTACATCAAAAGTGAAGAATTTATTCGCAACGCCATTGCCGGAACCGGCGATCAGAACGGGGATGAACTGCTCAGTGAAATTCTCAGCGGCGTTGAGTCCCGTCCTTTGGAAACGATTGCGACGATGCAACCGCGTATGGTCGCCAGTCTGCTCGAAAATGAGCATCCCCAGACTTTGGCCCTGATTCTTTCCACACAACGCTCCGACCATACCAGTAAAGTTCTAAAGTTCCTTCCGGATGAGTTGGCGGGCGATGTCATGTATCGGATCGCCAAGATTGACAAAGTTATGCCGGAGGTTATTGCTCAAATCGAGGAGGCCCTGCGCCGCGAAATCGGTGGTGTCAGTAAGAAAGAACAGCAGGAAGTCGGCGGTGTGGACAAAGTGGTCGACATTCTTGGCCGCATGGAGAAAGGTTCGGACCGCAAGATTGTCGACAGTATCGAAGTGGCTGATCCTGAACTGGCTGAGTCCATTCGCAAGAAAATGTTCACCTTCAGTGATCTGGTCAGTATTGATAATCGCGCCATGCAGATGATTTTGCGTGAAATCAACAACGATACCTTGACTTTGGCGTTGAAAACCGCGACGGATGATCTGAAGAACAAGATCTTCTCCAATATCTCCAATCGCGCCGCTGAGATGATTCAAGAAGATTTGGAAGCCATGGGACCTGTCCGCCTTTCCGATGTTGAAGCCATGCAACAGACGATTGTTAAGCTGGCCTTGAAGCTTGAAGAGGAAGGACAGATTGTGATTCCTGGACGAGGAGCCGGCGATGTCCTCGTCTAA
- a CDS encoding FliH/SctL family protein, whose amino-acid sequence MSSSKILRDAKVKCQCVAMADLSEVVQAQKGSFTVTECPQESVVIPTEALSAGQPSAPVEVAPAIDIEAIRQEGYVEGKQAGLDEANAQLSKATKALAEACRQLSGQRQKMLDGSREDMLRIVLVIAEKVVLAELSAHREAINRTIQQAIQAAVSAEEFHIKINPEDMEVVQEHKPLFIASLTGLTNIEFVADPSVTAGGCILESPVGRVDATIEAQMEEITQALREAVSGE is encoded by the coding sequence ATGTCCTCGTCTAAAATTCTTCGAGATGCCAAAGTCAAATGTCAGTGCGTGGCCATGGCCGATCTCAGTGAGGTTGTCCAGGCTCAGAAGGGCAGCTTCACTGTCACCGAATGCCCACAGGAATCGGTTGTTATACCAACGGAAGCTCTCTCTGCAGGACAACCCTCTGCGCCGGTCGAAGTCGCTCCGGCAATCGACATTGAAGCGATTCGCCAGGAAGGGTATGTCGAAGGCAAACAGGCTGGACTGGATGAGGCCAATGCTCAGTTGTCCAAGGCAACAAAGGCGCTGGCCGAAGCGTGTCGGCAACTCAGTGGACAACGCCAGAAGATGCTGGATGGCAGCCGAGAAGATATGTTGCGCATTGTCTTGGTGATTGCAGAAAAAGTTGTTTTGGCCGAACTGTCGGCTCATCGAGAGGCCATTAATCGTACGATACAACAGGCCATCCAAGCTGCCGTCAGCGCAGAAGAGTTCCATATTAAAATCAACCCGGAGGACATGGAGGTTGTTCAGGAGCACAAGCCGCTCTTTATTGCCAGTCTGACGGGACTGACCAATATCGAGTTTGTTGCCGATCCTTCCGTCACCGCGGGTGGTTGCATACTTGAATCCCCTGTTGGACGGGTCGATGCAACCATCGAAGCGCAGATGGAGGAGATTACGCAAGCCCTGCGTGAAGCCGTCAGCGGAGAATAG
- a CDS encoding FliI/YscN family ATPase, translating into MSQIEARIRSCNTLRVWGKVTKIVGLVIEGYCPSSSVGTMCEVLPLTGGDPIAAEVVGFREGLALLMPLGELRGLGPGSLIRVLRTSATMPVGDAMLGRVLDAMGQAIDGLPSPVLDQEMPVYALPPGPMQRKKISEPLDLGVRAINGLLTCGRGQRMGIMAGSGVGKSVLLGTMAKHSQSDINVIALIGERGREVREFIERDLGEEGLARSVVLVATSDQSPLLRMRGAFVATTLAEYFCQQGHNVLLMMDSVTRFAMAMREVGLAIGEPPTTKGYTPSVFATLPKLLERAGSFKGQGSITGLYTVLVEGDDMNEPIADSVRSILDGHIVLSRDLAAKNHYPCIDILHSASRVMRDIVDSDHAQCAAQIREILATHKEAEDLINIGAYVAGSNAKIDYAISRIDAVNQFLRQGMDERDDLIGTVDAMNKLVLDRRSQPREA; encoded by the coding sequence ATGTCCCAGATCGAAGCACGTATCAGATCCTGCAACACCTTGCGGGTATGGGGTAAAGTTACCAAGATCGTTGGTCTGGTGATTGAGGGCTATTGCCCTTCGTCATCCGTCGGGACCATGTGTGAAGTGTTGCCACTGACGGGTGGTGATCCTATTGCCGCTGAGGTCGTCGGTTTTCGTGAAGGCTTGGCGTTACTGATGCCTTTGGGGGAATTGCGTGGACTTGGCCCCGGCAGTCTGATCCGGGTGCTGCGCACCAGTGCGACCATGCCGGTTGGTGATGCCATGCTGGGCCGAGTTCTTGATGCGATGGGACAGGCGATCGATGGGTTGCCCAGCCCGGTCCTGGATCAGGAAATGCCGGTTTATGCTCTGCCCCCGGGCCCGATGCAGCGCAAAAAAATTTCTGAGCCTCTTGATCTCGGCGTTCGGGCTATCAACGGTCTTCTCACCTGTGGCCGTGGGCAGAGGATGGGGATCATGGCCGGATCTGGTGTCGGTAAAAGTGTCTTGCTCGGAACCATGGCCAAGCATTCTCAGTCCGACATCAACGTGATTGCTCTGATTGGAGAGCGTGGCCGTGAGGTGCGCGAGTTTATCGAGCGCGACCTCGGTGAAGAAGGCTTGGCACGCTCCGTCGTTCTGGTGGCCACGTCCGATCAGTCTCCTCTGTTGCGTATGCGTGGTGCCTTTGTCGCAACAACACTGGCAGAGTACTTTTGTCAGCAGGGGCATAATGTGTTGCTGATGATGGATTCGGTAACACGATTTGCCATGGCCATGCGTGAAGTGGGGTTGGCCATTGGTGAGCCTCCGACCACCAAAGGTTATACGCCATCGGTGTTTGCCACTTTGCCGAAATTACTCGAACGTGCCGGAAGTTTTAAAGGCCAGGGAAGTATTACCGGACTTTATACTGTGCTGGTTGAGGGCGATGACATGAATGAGCCGATTGCCGACTCGGTTCGTTCGATCCTTGATGGACATATTGTCCTGTCGCGTGATTTGGCCGCGAAGAACCACTATCCCTGTATCGATATTCTTCATTCAGCCAGTCGTGTCATGCGTGACATTGTTGATTCAGATCATGCGCAGTGTGCCGCCCAGATCCGAGAGATTCTGGCCACACATAAAGAAGCTGAAGATCTGATCAATATTGGTGCGTATGTCGCGGGGAGTAACGCAAAAATCGATTATGCCATTTCCCGGATTGATGCCGTCAACCAGTTTCTGCGTCAGGGCATGGATGAACGCGATGACTTGATTGGCACCGTCGATGCCATGAACAAGCTCGTTCTGGATCGGCGTAGCCAACCTCGCGAAGCATAG
- the fliJ gene encoding flagellar export protein FliJ, with the protein MKPFKLQVVLEHRQRLVDQARQHLAKALQEEKKVVDALAECRHQLDQVAKDYELRQQQGMLAHEFMLYENQLNHQRDRLERLQEQLTLARQHVVASRKALEEASREKKLLEKVKEKQQRAEIKEQQRREMAEIDEIAILFRDEDES; encoded by the coding sequence ATGAAACCTTTCAAGCTTCAAGTTGTTCTTGAACATCGTCAGCGCCTTGTTGATCAGGCTCGTCAGCACCTGGCCAAAGCCCTTCAAGAAGAAAAAAAGGTGGTTGATGCGTTAGCCGAATGCCGTCACCAACTTGACCAGGTGGCCAAGGATTATGAGCTGCGTCAGCAGCAGGGTATGCTGGCGCATGAATTCATGCTTTATGAAAACCAGCTAAACCATCAGCGAGATCGATTGGAGCGCTTACAGGAGCAATTGACCCTTGCCCGACAGCACGTTGTGGCCAGTCGTAAAGCTCTTGAAGAAGCCAGTCGTGAAAAAAAATTGCTCGAAAAGGTCAAGGAAAAGCAACAGCGTGCCGAAATAAAAGAGCAGCAACGCCGTGAAATGGCAGAAATTGATGAAATTGCCATTTTGTTTCGAGATGAGGATGAATCATGA
- a CDS encoding ABC-three component system protein — protein MKKGFFVVLLLVMLASAARFSAAVEDFQDLDTEIGSVEERRLIVQLNEQRQRNEEQLKEIEQKKIELNLLRTEVDKKLDELNTLRRQVEKLLAEKDARELAKIAELSQMYNKMDSAQAARIIQELDRELAIGILGGMKAKSAGKVLANIGGEKAASLSAAYATLKKD, from the coding sequence ATGAAAAAAGGATTTTTCGTTGTTCTATTGCTCGTGATGCTGGCATCAGCAGCCCGTTTCAGTGCTGCGGTGGAAGATTTTCAGGATCTGGACACTGAAATCGGTTCGGTGGAGGAACGTCGACTGATCGTGCAGCTCAATGAACAACGCCAGCGTAACGAGGAACAGCTTAAGGAAATTGAACAGAAAAAAATAGAACTAAACCTGTTGCGTACGGAAGTCGATAAGAAGCTCGACGAATTGAATACATTACGCCGTCAGGTTGAAAAACTTCTGGCGGAAAAAGATGCGCGGGAATTGGCAAAAATCGCCGAACTCAGTCAGATGTACAACAAAATGGATTCGGCACAGGCGGCACGCATCATACAGGAACTTGACCGGGAGCTGGCCATTGGCATTCTCGGCGGCATGAAAGCAAAAAGTGCCGGAAAAGTTCTGGCAAATATTGGCGGAGAGAAGGCAGCCAGCCTGAGTGCCGCTTATGCAACATTAAAAAAAGACTGA
- a CDS encoding flagellar hook-length control protein FliK: protein MQTLPITTQTVASKSTSTRTVNSGSDTSDFLPTLNKAEAKTSTRAERSDSTRETKETTSRHDAKTQKQDDDYETRQSSRKQDSEDSVVEESSSDTTTDQRVAQKDETSDVAEQKTADDDTSDDAGDMTDAVVAVAAEVETVNDDALLVTEELQGTSTDDLVAESDVTDDVIVDQVGPRVHDEQRQQVVGPDRAAEVKAAQATEKSQAAAVQNEGGNEEMDDALLAQKIKEQLVQPTSIKAESVQVAAQSMAQMKQVIQTPVEVVDGIEGLNAQSEEPTGKITDPRFASLLNRQDVETVLRQRQTPAQVAANPNGLAANGSDSLAESLLNATSADGDDAVQMTTAKPNAALDALLQRAGADGSVQSDAQAAVAHTPHQQTTATTSTFALGQRQPVNVPDSHIVNQTVEHLSIHARGESSTVTVRLHPEELGELQLRMVMEGDQLKVHLHAQSQQVQDVLERNFPRLRDALQDQGLTVEDFQVSVDSGNAEQQQSFSQHGQNNGRGSVAVAMDADMMAQVAEVVPGVAIDSSQGISVRI from the coding sequence ATGCAAACTCTACCGATTACGACCCAGACCGTGGCCTCAAAGTCGACCTCCACTCGAACCGTAAACTCCGGTTCCGACACCAGTGACTTTTTGCCCACCCTGAACAAAGCTGAAGCGAAGACTTCGACGCGCGCCGAACGCAGTGATTCTACACGCGAGACGAAAGAAACCACGTCACGTCATGACGCCAAAACCCAAAAACAGGATGACGATTACGAAACTCGCCAATCGAGCCGGAAGCAGGATTCGGAGGACTCGGTTGTTGAGGAATCAAGCAGTGACACGACGACGGATCAACGCGTGGCTCAAAAAGATGAAACGTCTGATGTCGCCGAGCAGAAGACCGCAGACGATGATACCTCCGATGATGCCGGCGATATGACCGATGCCGTTGTTGCCGTTGCTGCGGAAGTTGAAACGGTAAACGATGACGCGTTGCTTGTCACTGAAGAGCTTCAAGGGACCTCGACGGATGATCTAGTCGCCGAGAGTGACGTGACAGATGACGTGATCGTTGATCAGGTCGGACCTCGTGTCCATGATGAGCAGCGTCAACAGGTTGTTGGCCCTGACCGTGCTGCCGAGGTTAAAGCCGCACAGGCAACGGAAAAATCCCAGGCTGCTGCTGTTCAGAACGAGGGTGGCAACGAGGAGATGGATGACGCGCTTCTGGCGCAGAAAATTAAAGAACAGCTGGTGCAACCCACCTCCATCAAAGCGGAATCCGTGCAAGTTGCGGCTCAGTCCATGGCGCAGATGAAACAAGTTATCCAGACGCCCGTCGAAGTTGTTGACGGCATTGAGGGCTTGAATGCGCAAAGCGAAGAACCCACCGGAAAGATCACGGATCCCCGTTTTGCCAGTCTGCTGAACCGTCAGGATGTGGAAACCGTACTTCGCCAGCGTCAGACCCCAGCGCAAGTGGCGGCTAACCCGAATGGCCTCGCGGCCAATGGCAGTGATTCTCTGGCCGAGTCATTATTGAATGCAACCAGTGCAGACGGTGATGACGCGGTTCAAATGACAACCGCCAAGCCGAACGCTGCTCTCGATGCTCTGCTGCAGCGTGCGGGTGCCGATGGAAGCGTGCAGTCTGATGCGCAAGCCGCCGTTGCCCATACGCCACATCAACAGACCACGGCAACGACTTCAACCTTTGCCTTGGGGCAACGCCAGCCGGTGAACGTTCCGGACAGCCATATTGTCAATCAGACTGTTGAACATCTGTCCATTCATGCCCGTGGTGAAAGCAGCACCGTAACGGTCCGGTTGCATCCTGAAGAGCTGGGTGAGTTGCAGCTGCGCATGGTGATGGAGGGTGATCAGCTCAAAGTTCATCTCCATGCTCAGAGTCAGCAGGTTCAGGATGTGCTTGAGCGAAACTTCCCGCGTCTTCGTGATGCACTGCAGGATCAGGGGCTGACCGTTGAAGATTTTCAGGTCAGTGTTGATTCAGGGAACGCTGAGCAACAACAATCATTTAGTCAGCACGGCCAGAATAATGGCCGGGGCTCCGTTGCCGTCGCCATGGATGCGGATATGATGGCACAGGTTGCCGAAGTCGTGCCCGGAGTGGCCATCGACTCCAGCCAGGGAATTAGTGTGCGGATTTAG